A single genomic interval of Corylus avellana chromosome ca10, CavTom2PMs-1.0 harbors:
- the LOC132162874 gene encoding pollen-specific leucine-rich repeat extensin-like protein 1: MDTKQHVPANRVYEDIDPSTEWAREQDDHDTLILVLPGFEREQLKVQVTSSTRILRVSGERLLDNNKWQRFQKEFPIASNIDTNSITAKYESGMLYIKHPKVITLTRLQEQAKPAAEAKPKSDQPRPILKSAQQPPAEAPRPQQMPKSDQPRPTQKSSQQPPAEAPRPQQMPKSDQPLPTQKSAQEQAAQQVSSKLAANADKQTEGKTTAQAKGNEISEAKKDSRKTPVPEMEKELPSDHANKKQSTSSPEAEKETIRSSEKAGKVAGASEKQKTHGDAGKKEKRPITENDEQEGYTQWVYSLAMELKKPKKLVNLIVAALLVVVFVFYAKHAAKQPIREPKSKLP; the protein is encoded by the exons ATGGATACCAAGCAACATGTTCCTGCTAATCGTGTTTATGAGGATATTGATCCTTCAACGGAGTGGGCAAGAGAGCAAGATGATCATGACACTCTAATCCTTGTTCTGCCAG GTTTTGAAAGGGAACAACTAAAGGTTCAGGTGACCTCATCAACTCGTATCCTGAGGGTCTCCGGCGAACGCTTGCTTGATAACAACAAATGGCAGCGTTTCCAAAAGGAATTCCCCATCGCGTCAAATATCGACACTAATTCAATCACTGCAAAGTATGAAAGCGGCATGCTTTACATCAAACACCCTAAAGTGATCACGCTGACAAGATTACAGGAACAG gCAAAACCAGCTGCGGAAGCTAAGCCCAAAAGTGATCAGCCACGACCGATTCTGAAGAGTGCTCAACAACCACCTGCGGAGGCTCCGAGGCCTCAACAAATGCCCAAAAGCGACCAGCCACGACCGACCCAGAAGAGTTCTCAACAACCACCTGCGGAAGCTCCGAGGCCTCAACAAATGCCCAAAAGTGACCAGCCGCTACCGACCCAGAAGAGTGCTCAAGAGCAGGCTGCTCAACAAGTTTCTTCAAAGTTGGCGGCCAATGCGGATAAACAAACAGAGGGGAAAACCACCGCACAAGCAAAAGGTAACGAAATTAGCGAGGCGAAGAAGGATTCCCGAAAGACGCCGGTACCGGAGATGGAGAAGGAATTACCAAGCGACCATGCAAATAAGAAGCAGAGCACATCATCGCCTGAAGCAGAGAAAGAAACGATTCGTTCGTCGGAGAAAGCCGGAAAAGTTGCAGGCGCAAGTGAGAAGCAGAAAACTCATGGGGATGCAGGGAAGAAGGAGAAACGACCAATAACTGAAAATGATGAGCAAGAGGGTTATACGCAATGGGTTTATAGTTTGGCGATGGAGCTGAAGAAGCCGAAGAAATTGGTCAACTTAATTGTGGCGGCACTTTTGGTCGTGGTATTTGTGTTTTATGCTAAACATGCAGCCAAGCAGCCTATTAGAGAACCTAAAAGTAAACTCCCATAA